A region of Paenibacillus sp. 37 DNA encodes the following proteins:
- a CDS encoding AI-2E family transporter yields MEQLTKNKLFRYAIWLLLGLIILYFIWLLRPLLLHLYAFLKTVLAPFIVALIISYVLNPIVSMLGGRKVPRTIAVLLIYAFFLTCLGVILMNVIPVLIEQLGELNEHMPELSMRAQSLMNNMDHKLMPPSVRTGMNSWFFQMEDRLTQGITVLMDNIGATINVLFNVFIVPFLIFYMLKDFEVFERTIVAYLPRSRRKAIVSVMKEIDTALGNYIRGQFIVCVIVGIFAYIGYIIIDMPYALLLASIVAVFNIVPYLGPFLGAAPAVVMASTVSFKMVLLVVIVNTLCQVLESNVISPQVVGRTLHLHPLSIIFALLVGGELAGIVGLILAVPVFAVLKVIVQHFFAYYIKRRTD; encoded by the coding sequence GTGGAGCAATTAACCAAAAACAAGCTGTTCCGTTACGCGATCTGGCTGCTGCTCGGATTGATCATTTTATATTTTATATGGCTGCTGCGGCCTTTACTGCTTCACTTATATGCGTTCCTGAAAACAGTGCTGGCACCCTTTATCGTAGCCCTTATCATATCCTATGTACTTAATCCGATTGTCAGCATGCTGGGAGGGCGCAAGGTGCCGCGTACGATTGCGGTACTACTCATATATGCCTTTTTCCTGACCTGCCTCGGTGTCATTCTGATGAATGTGATTCCGGTACTGATTGAACAGCTGGGGGAACTCAACGAGCATATGCCGGAACTATCCATGCGTGCACAGAGCCTGATGAACAATATGGATCACAAATTAATGCCGCCAAGTGTGCGAACAGGCATGAACAGTTGGTTTTTTCAGATGGAGGATCGACTAACTCAGGGAATTACCGTGCTCATGGACAATATCGGGGCGACTATTAATGTGTTATTTAATGTGTTTATCGTGCCATTTCTGATCTTTTATATGTTAAAAGACTTTGAGGTGTTTGAGCGCACCATTGTGGCGTATCTTCCGCGTTCACGTCGTAAAGCGATTGTCTCGGTGATGAAAGAGATCGATACTGCACTGGGGAACTACATTCGGGGACAGTTTATTGTCTGTGTCATTGTTGGTATCTTTGCCTACATTGGTTATATCATCATTGATATGCCGTATGCCCTGCTGCTTGCAAGCATTGTAGCTGTGTTTAACATTGTGCCCTACTTGGGGCCGTTCCTTGGAGCTGCTCCTGCTGTGGTCATGGCATCAACCGTATCGTTTAAAATGGTACTACTTGTTGTCATTGTGAATACACTGTGCCAGGTGTTGGAGAGTAACGTTATTTCTCCTCAGGTGGTGGGACGTACGTTGCATCTGCATCCACTGTCGATTATATTTGCACTGCTCGTCGGAGGTGAACTGGCAGGCATTGTAGGTTTAATTCTGGCAGTACCCGTTTTTGCCGTCCTGAAGGTGATTGTGCAACACTTTTTCGCCTATTACATCAAACGAAGGACCGACTAA
- a CDS encoding PRC-barrel domain-containing protein encodes MKLQEMIGLAVFDVEDGKQVGKIQDFIVNDDWEIEGIELENKGLFTNHVKIVQWQDIVAYGEDAVMIRNQQAVRKTGADDIKYTYLLGRSKLKEMSVLTEEGLLLGRVSDVYFDQELGNTIIGIEITDGFVSDLIEGRKWLPCTSDMSIGESAIMVPSLSEQRLENAIHSVNG; translated from the coding sequence ATGAAGCTTCAGGAAATGATCGGACTTGCCGTTTTTGATGTTGAGGACGGGAAGCAGGTCGGTAAAATCCAGGATTTCATTGTGAATGATGATTGGGAGATCGAAGGCATTGAGCTTGAGAACAAAGGTCTGTTTACCAATCATGTCAAAATCGTGCAGTGGCAAGATATCGTTGCCTACGGCGAAGATGCCGTCATGATCCGTAATCAACAGGCTGTCCGCAAGACGGGAGCCGACGACATAAAATACACGTACCTCCTCGGTCGGTCTAAATTGAAGGAGATGTCCGTGCTCACCGAAGAAGGTTTGCTGCTTGGGCGTGTCTCCGATGTTTATTTTGACCAAGAGTTGGGAAATACAATAATAGGGATTGAAATTACGGACGGTTTTGTGTCCGATCTGATCGAGGGCCGCAAATGGCTGCCATGTACAAGCGATATGTCCATCGGGGAAAGTGCCATTATGGTGCCGTCTCTGAGTGAACAACGCTTGGAAAATGCCATTCATTCTGTTAATGGATAG
- a CDS encoding cysteine desulfurase family protein — protein MKRIYLDHAASTPMHPQVAEAMMNVMTGQFGNASSIHAFGREAKRTVSGARDVIAASLGCFPDELVFTGGGTESDNLAIFGAVSTRQDKGKHVITTAIEHHAVLHTCQELERQGYEVTYLSVDHQGRINLDELQEAIRPDTVLITMMYANNEVGTIQPIREIGELARKHNILFHTDAVQALGSQNISCKELPVDLISFSAHKINGPQGVGALYVRRGIVLEARAHGGLQERQRRAGTENIAGITGFAEALKIASAQMDTHRQNDLELRKLLLKQLEIHVGTEHFHVNGHLEHTLPNILNISFPEVSTETMLMNLDMEGIAVASGSACTSGSLEVSHVLKAMKLPETFLHSAIRFSWGLGNTTEEIMITAEKIGTILGRLRNRP, from the coding sequence ATGAAACGAATTTATTTGGATCACGCCGCATCGACACCTATGCATCCACAAGTCGCAGAAGCGATGATGAACGTCATGACAGGACAATTTGGCAATGCATCAAGTATCCATGCCTTTGGGCGTGAGGCCAAACGGACTGTCAGCGGGGCAAGAGATGTCATTGCGGCGTCTTTGGGCTGTTTCCCGGACGAATTGGTATTTACCGGAGGTGGCACAGAGAGCGACAATCTGGCCATTTTCGGAGCCGTCTCAACAAGACAGGATAAGGGGAAACATGTCATTACGACCGCCATTGAGCACCATGCTGTTTTGCATACGTGTCAAGAATTGGAGCGGCAAGGTTATGAAGTAACCTATCTATCTGTGGATCATCAAGGACGAATAAATCTGGACGAGTTGCAAGAGGCCATTCGGCCGGATACGGTGCTGATTACCATGATGTATGCCAACAATGAAGTGGGCACTATTCAGCCGATACGTGAGATCGGGGAGCTGGCACGTAAGCATAATATTTTGTTCCATACCGATGCGGTTCAGGCTCTGGGCAGTCAGAATATTTCATGTAAAGAACTGCCTGTGGATCTGATCAGCTTCTCTGCGCATAAAATCAACGGGCCTCAGGGCGTGGGTGCACTCTATGTACGGCGAGGAATTGTGCTGGAAGCAAGAGCTCATGGGGGATTGCAAGAACGTCAGCGGCGCGCTGGTACGGAAAATATCGCAGGTATTACCGGATTTGCCGAGGCTCTCAAGATTGCATCAGCACAAATGGATACGCATCGTCAGAATGATTTGGAATTGCGTAAACTTTTGTTGAAACAGCTTGAAATTCATGTGGGGACGGAGCACTTTCATGTGAATGGACACCTGGAGCATACGCTGCCAAACATCCTGAATATCAGCTTTCCGGAAGTGTCCACAGAGACGATGTTAATGAATCTGGATATGGAAGGAATTGCTGTTGCAAGCGGTTCTGCCTGCACTTCCGGTTCACTCGAAGTCTCTCATGTGCTCAAAGCGATGAAATTGCCTGAAACATTTTTACACTCTGCGATTCGATTTAGCTGGGGATTGGGTAATACTACGGAAGAAATCATGATAACCGCCGAAAAAATTGGAACCATTCTTGGACGACTGCGTAATAGACCCTAA
- the cymR gene encoding cysteine metabolism transcriptional regulator CymR: MKISTKGRYGLTIMMELAARIGEGPTSLKSIAERNQLSEHYLEQLIAPLRNAGLVKSIRGAYGGYILAGDPATVTAGDVIRVLEGPISPVDFTEEDDPAKRDLWLRIRDGIAEVLDSTTLKDLITFQDQDKKDSYMFYI, encoded by the coding sequence TTGAAAATATCGACAAAAGGCCGTTACGGCCTCACAATCATGATGGAGCTTGCTGCCAGAATAGGCGAAGGTCCTACATCACTTAAAAGTATTGCTGAGCGCAACCAGCTCTCGGAGCATTACTTGGAGCAACTGATCGCTCCACTACGGAATGCAGGACTGGTGAAGAGCATTAGAGGCGCTTACGGCGGTTATATCCTTGCGGGTGATCCTGCAACCGTAACTGCAGGCGATGTAATCCGTGTACTGGAAGGGCCAATCTCTCCAGTAGACTTCACAGAGGAAGATGATCCGGCGAAACGTGATCTGTGGTTGCGTATTCGTGACGGCATTGCGGAAGTGTTGGATTCCACAACACTGAAAGACCTGATTACATTCCAGGATCAGGACAAAAAAGATAGCTACATGTTCTACATTTAA
- the mnmA gene encoding tRNA 2-thiouridine(34) synthase MnmA: MSKTIENTRVVVGMSGGVDSSVTALLLKEQGYDVIGIFMKNWDDTDEFGHCTAEEDSEDVRRVCEQIGIPYYTVNFEKEYFDKVFTYFLDEYKSGRTPNPDVMCNREIKFGEFLNKALDLGADYVATGHYARLIEEDGTFKLLRGVDNNKDQTYFLNALNQNQLSKAMFPIGHLPKPEVRKIAEAAGLYTAKKKDSTGVCFIGERNFKEFLSNYLPAKGGDMVDIATGEVKGRHDGLMYYTLGQRQGLGIGGSGNGEPWFVADKNLEKNQLLVVQGDAHASLYSTGLTATGVNWIAGTEHMPNVPYRCTAKFRYRQPDQGVTLTWQEDGSVDVQFDQQQKAITPGQAVVFYDGEVCLGGGTIDQVQKVPVPAMQ; encoded by the coding sequence ATGTCCAAAACAATTGAAAATACACGGGTCGTCGTTGGCATGTCCGGAGGTGTCGATTCTTCCGTTACCGCACTGCTGCTGAAAGAGCAAGGGTACGATGTCATCGGCATTTTCATGAAAAACTGGGATGACACTGACGAGTTCGGCCACTGTACCGCTGAAGAAGATTCAGAGGATGTACGCCGCGTATGTGAACAGATCGGCATTCCTTACTACACTGTCAACTTCGAGAAAGAGTATTTTGATAAAGTATTTACCTATTTCCTTGATGAATATAAGTCGGGTCGCACGCCAAATCCGGATGTCATGTGTAATCGTGAGATCAAATTTGGTGAATTCCTGAACAAAGCTCTGGATCTCGGCGCAGATTATGTAGCTACAGGACACTATGCTCGCCTGATTGAAGAAGATGGCACATTCAAGCTGCTGCGTGGTGTGGACAACAATAAGGATCAAACTTATTTCCTTAATGCACTCAATCAGAACCAGTTGTCCAAAGCCATGTTCCCGATTGGTCATCTGCCTAAACCGGAAGTACGCAAAATCGCAGAAGCGGCTGGTTTGTATACTGCCAAGAAAAAAGACAGCACAGGTGTCTGCTTCATCGGTGAGCGTAATTTCAAAGAGTTCCTGAGTAACTATCTACCTGCCAAAGGTGGAGACATGGTTGATATCGCGACCGGTGAAGTCAAAGGTCGTCATGACGGTCTGATGTACTACACACTTGGACAGCGCCAAGGTCTTGGCATTGGCGGTTCCGGCAATGGTGAGCCCTGGTTCGTTGCAGACAAGAATCTGGAGAAAAATCAACTGCTTGTTGTTCAGGGCGATGCCCATGCAAGCCTGTACTCCACTGGTCTAACCGCAACGGGTGTGAACTGGATTGCTGGCACAGAGCACATGCCTAATGTCCCCTACCGTTGTACTGCCAAATTCCGCTATCGTCAGCCGGATCAAGGTGTAACATTGACCTGGCAAGAAGATGGAAGTGTGGATGTACAATTTGACCAGCAACAAAAAGCCATTACGCCAGGACAAGCCGTTGTTTTCTACGACGGAGAGGTCTGCCTGGGTGGGGGTACGATCGATCAGGTGCAAAAAGTACCTGTACCCGCAATGCAATAA
- the crcB gene encoding fluoride efflux transporter CrcB, which translates to MILWIGFAGVLGAVLRFSLGKWISGLLGAAFPWGTWIINISGSLLLGLLYGWHESAMISDGIWVIWGTGFCGAYTTFSTFGYETLGLMGRQRYASASLYVVSSIVVGVLACLAGVWLTA; encoded by the coding sequence ATGATCTTATGGATTGGTTTTGCAGGTGTACTGGGTGCGGTACTGCGTTTCAGTCTGGGCAAATGGATCTCGGGCTTGCTGGGAGCGGCTTTTCCGTGGGGAACATGGATCATCAATATCAGTGGTTCACTGCTGCTTGGGTTGTTATACGGGTGGCATGAATCTGCAATGATCTCAGATGGAATCTGGGTGATCTGGGGAACCGGATTTTGCGGTGCGTACACCACGTTCTCTACCTTTGGTTATGAGACGTTAGGACTTATGGGTCGACAACGATACGCAAGCGCGTCGCTCTACGTTGTCAGTTCGATTGTAGTTGGGGTGTTGGCCTGCTTGGCAGGAGTCTGGTTGACTGCATAA
- a CDS encoding fluoride efflux transporter FluC — MKELLYIGAGGFLGTLTRYALQLAIPIGHGGFPWAVLLINAMGSLFLGWFFTIAVPGKITPQLRLAIGTGFTGAFTTFSTFTLDIVRLSEGGEWVNAALYMSVSLLAGLMLCALGMIIGQRMLRAPRQEGDAS, encoded by the coding sequence ATGAAAGAGCTTTTGTATATAGGGGCGGGTGGATTTCTCGGTACATTAACCCGATACGCCTTACAGTTAGCGATACCAATTGGCCATGGAGGATTCCCTTGGGCGGTACTGTTAATCAATGCGATGGGCAGCCTTTTTTTGGGTTGGTTCTTTACTATAGCTGTTCCAGGCAAAATAACACCACAACTTCGACTGGCCATTGGTACTGGTTTTACTGGAGCATTTACAACATTCTCCACGTTTACACTGGATATTGTTCGTTTATCCGAAGGGGGCGAGTGGGTCAATGCCGCCCTTTATATGAGCGTAAGTCTGTTGGCAGGATTAATGCTTTGTGCGTTGGGAATGATCATCGGACAGCGTATGTTGAGAGCGCCAAGACAAGAGGGTGATGCCTCATGA
- a CDS encoding replication-associated recombination protein A, with product MDLFSFQQDSKPQARLLADRLRPEHLDEYIGQEHIIGPGKLLRRAIEADQISSILLYGPPGCGKTTLAHIISQQTQGQFVRLNAVEASVKDVREVIEQAQTNKQLYGTKTILFLDEVHRFNSSRQDALLPAVEKGTIIFIGATTENPFHYVNGALMSRSTLFQLESLNKDHSLIAMRRALSDADKGLGFMELQADDEALEHIATMANGDIRRALNALELAALTTPPEKDGSIHITLGVAEESIRRPIVKADESTQYDVLSAFHKSIRGSSDAALFWFLYAVEKLGMDPMTFIRRLIAASSEDIGLANPQAMTQAIGALDAYRNNGWPEAKLNIAQAILFAVESPKSNAVYTAISKAMNAIDEVKSAEVPLHLRDTHYSGAVKLGHEGYQYPHNYPGHYVKQEYLPKQLSRRVFYEATDQGNESKIRLNQQRRREL from the coding sequence ATGGATTTATTTTCGTTTCAACAAGACTCAAAACCACAAGCTAGATTGCTCGCGGACCGCTTGCGGCCAGAGCATCTGGATGAATATATTGGACAGGAACATATTATTGGACCAGGGAAATTACTCCGGCGCGCCATTGAGGCCGATCAGATTTCGTCCATCTTGTTATATGGCCCTCCGGGATGTGGCAAGACAACCTTGGCACATATTATTTCCCAGCAAACGCAAGGACAGTTCGTACGTCTGAATGCAGTGGAAGCTTCCGTCAAGGATGTGCGTGAAGTCATCGAACAGGCGCAAACGAATAAACAGCTGTATGGAACCAAAACCATTTTGTTCCTCGACGAGGTACATCGGTTTAACAGTTCACGTCAGGATGCGTTATTGCCAGCGGTAGAGAAGGGCACGATTATTTTTATCGGCGCAACAACAGAGAATCCCTTTCATTATGTTAATGGAGCCTTGATGAGTCGTTCAACTCTGTTTCAGCTGGAATCGCTAAACAAGGATCATTCCCTTATTGCAATGCGCAGAGCATTGAGCGATGCGGACAAAGGTCTGGGGTTCATGGAACTACAGGCGGACGATGAGGCGCTTGAACATATTGCTACGATGGCCAACGGAGATATTCGGCGTGCGCTTAACGCACTTGAACTGGCTGCGTTGACGACGCCACCGGAAAAGGATGGGTCCATTCATATTACGCTTGGTGTAGCAGAAGAGTCTATTCGACGACCGATTGTGAAGGCGGATGAATCGACACAGTATGATGTGTTATCTGCATTTCACAAGAGTATTCGGGGTTCCAGTGATGCGGCGCTGTTTTGGTTTCTATACGCGGTGGAGAAGCTCGGCATGGACCCGATGACCTTTATTCGGCGTCTGATTGCAGCAAGCAGTGAAGATATTGGACTTGCGAACCCGCAAGCTATGACTCAGGCCATTGGAGCACTTGATGCGTACCGAAATAACGGCTGGCCCGAAGCCAAGCTGAACATCGCACAAGCGATTCTGTTCGCGGTCGAAAGTCCAAAATCCAATGCGGTGTACACCGCCATTTCCAAAGCCATGAACGCGATTGATGAAGTGAAATCGGCAGAAGTTCCGCTTCACTTGCGAGATACGCATTACTCGGGTGCTGTAAAACTTGGACATGAGGGCTATCAATATCCGCACAATTACCCTGGGCATTATGTGAAGCAGGAATATCTGCCAAAGCAGCTCTCACGGAGAGTATTCTATGAGGCAACGGATCAGGGTAACGAATCGAAGATCAGGCTGAACCAACAGCGGCGCAGGGAATTGTAA
- a CDS encoding LysR family transcriptional regulator gives MESGDLRIFQCVAQEGNLTKAASKLGYVQSNVTARIRHLEAEVGTTLFIRHNRGMTLSPAGEMLVTYADKIIGLLNDASKALRATSTPSGPMRIGSTQTAAAVRLPELFVRYYKQYPDVSLSLVTGNSQMLMDQVIGYELEGAFIGCPCDHPDIVSVPVFDEELFVVYSGMGPTDEDLKSKPILVYSIGCSYRQILEEWLEVGGVTRPVIMEFGTLEAIISGVTSGMGISLLPEIVIRHQIKNGLLRTHTLPVGMNRMMTHFITRKDAFVSSALHAFMAMLPREYDMIESGEPSEV, from the coding sequence ATGGAGAGCGGGGATCTTAGAATATTTCAGTGTGTTGCACAGGAAGGGAATCTGACCAAAGCTGCTTCTAAACTGGGGTATGTGCAATCCAACGTAACGGCACGAATCCGGCATCTGGAAGCAGAAGTAGGTACAACGTTGTTCATTCGTCATAACCGAGGCATGACGTTATCTCCAGCCGGAGAAATGTTGGTGACCTATGCAGATAAAATTATTGGTTTGCTGAATGATGCTTCCAAGGCGCTTCGGGCGACGAGCACACCATCGGGTCCAATGCGAATAGGGTCTACACAAACCGCAGCGGCCGTGCGACTACCTGAACTTTTCGTCAGATATTATAAACAGTATCCAGATGTCTCCTTGTCACTGGTTACTGGCAATTCGCAGATGCTTATGGATCAGGTTATTGGGTATGAATTGGAGGGAGCATTTATAGGCTGTCCCTGTGATCATCCTGATATCGTTTCTGTTCCCGTATTTGATGAGGAACTATTTGTTGTCTATTCTGGCATGGGTCCTACGGATGAAGATCTTAAGAGTAAACCCATTCTTGTCTACAGCATAGGGTGTTCCTATCGTCAGATTTTGGAGGAATGGTTAGAGGTGGGTGGTGTTACCCGCCCAGTAATAATGGAATTTGGAACCCTTGAAGCGATTATTAGTGGAGTTACGTCCGGCATGGGAATTTCCTTATTACCAGAGATTGTGATTAGGCATCAGATCAAAAATGGATTATTGCGCACGCATACGCTTCCCGTAGGTATGAATCGCATGATGACTCATTTTATTACTCGCAAGGATGCCTTTGTCAGCAGTGCACTTCATGCATTTATGGCTATGTTACCGCGAGAGTATGATATGATAGAGAGTGGAGAACCATCAGAAGTGTAA
- a CDS encoding DMT family transporter: MTYWKNRVALITDTRTIKPLKYTILIILTTLIMGTSFPVGKIGMLYAPPFLLMGIRYIMAGGLMALFLRKRPLPTEWQSWLKIILIGLFQSAGVMGCAYYSMNWITSGESAIITFTNPLLVIILSALLYRVTYRFSQWIGVILGFIGIMLTFGWQMSFSPGTWIGFGGAISFAVSTLLIKRWGDGYDTFVLTAYQMLAGGAALLLLSAWTEQPHFMVNTTSVMALLWLTFVCSIIQFSLWFYLLQNSDPAQTSSYLFLAPFFGVLSSWILIGEHVQWFALAGGLFIGVGIFLVNRRSSRMRNSVT; encoded by the coding sequence ATGACATACTGGAAAAATAGAGTTGCTTTGATCACAGATACCCGCACCATAAAACCTTTGAAGTATACCATCTTAATTATTTTAACAACGCTAATCATGGGTACTTCTTTTCCAGTCGGTAAAATCGGTATGTTATATGCTCCACCGTTCCTGCTCATGGGCATTCGTTATATAATGGCAGGTGGCTTGATGGCCTTGTTCCTACGTAAACGTCCTTTACCTACCGAGTGGCAGTCTTGGTTGAAAATAATCCTCATTGGCCTGTTTCAATCCGCAGGAGTGATGGGCTGCGCCTACTACAGCATGAATTGGATTACATCCGGTGAATCCGCCATTATTACGTTTACCAATCCGCTACTGGTCATTATCCTCAGTGCTCTCTTATATAGAGTGACCTACCGTTTCAGTCAGTGGATCGGTGTTATACTCGGTTTCATCGGGATTATGTTAACCTTTGGATGGCAGATGAGCTTTAGTCCTGGAACCTGGATTGGATTTGGTGGTGCGATCTCCTTTGCAGTATCCACATTGCTCATCAAACGCTGGGGCGATGGCTACGACACTTTTGTTTTAACAGCCTATCAGATGCTCGCGGGAGGTGCTGCGCTTCTTCTATTGAGCGCATGGACTGAACAGCCTCACTTTATGGTCAATACCACCTCGGTTATGGCTCTGCTCTGGTTAACGTTTGTTTGCTCCATCATTCAGTTCTCACTCTGGTTTTATCTGCTTCAGAATAGTGACCCAGCCCAAACCAGTTCGTATCTGTTTCTAGCACCGTTTTTTGGTGTATTATCGAGTTGGATTTTAATAGGAGAACACGTTCAGTGGTTTGCATTGGCAGGCGGTTTATTCATTGGTGTTGGTATATTCCTGGTGAATCGTCGCTCGTCCAGAATGAGAAATAGCGTAACATAA
- a CDS encoding HelD family protein: MSDSFQSAYQEEEYRLERTMEEVDSQLERLQNIPVYTGHDFTEQVLEAGREERRTALSKSAQQPYFGRLDFEEQGSGARKPLYIGKIGVDREEVGEHPLVIDWRAPVASLFYSFTGGEASATYEAPEGLIEGLVYLKRNVVIRQRILERVADTYNRDSDQPAVSDEFLVYRLGENKDNKLRDIVSTIQAEQDLIIRAARNTALIIQGVAGSGKTTVALHRLAFLLYQYKEQVSAEKMVIFAPNHMFLDYISDVLPELGVGDIQQRTFPDWAMNLLGLEMPLANTSDTLNTWFETPDARPELNDDVPGRYKGSIRFMELIREWLSGMEEDSVPDMDFSPWDGKVLSKTEIENWFGQEYKHYPLAKRKERVMARVHRWIEMELKKPMPEAVRKERKKKASTREKAYAKKWPQYEPLTLYKQLFKAAKGGSVPSSLSGLIPKLVMKQTAADLKQDIVREEDLPALVYIHTLVHDIEGSERFDHIVIDEAQDFSPFHVALLDQFVKGHSFTILGDLSQGIHEYRGVHAWEEMSSLFPEEQNAYFALTRSYRSTMEIIDYANTILERGVKSGITAIPVFRSGDPVRTLAYGGEGRTASLEQALKVLTVKDYRTVSILTRTLHEAEELHRDLKAAGWDLNLIDGGKKQYTGGHSVLPVYLSKGLEFDAVIVADVDQKHYLPNAGDAKLLYVGCTRALHELWLFHEDDLPEYAAATHNPDGESVTIQGWPELG, translated from the coding sequence ATGTCAGACAGCTTTCAAAGTGCCTATCAAGAAGAAGAGTACAGGTTAGAGCGAACGATGGAGGAAGTGGATAGTCAGCTGGAACGACTGCAGAACATTCCGGTGTATACCGGCCACGACTTCACAGAACAAGTGCTGGAAGCTGGACGCGAAGAGCGCCGCACCGCCTTGTCCAAGAGCGCGCAGCAACCCTATTTCGGACGCTTGGATTTCGAAGAACAGGGCAGTGGTGCACGGAAACCGCTGTATATTGGCAAAATCGGCGTAGACCGCGAAGAGGTGGGAGAGCATCCGCTCGTCATCGACTGGCGTGCTCCTGTCGCCAGCCTGTTTTACTCATTTACCGGAGGGGAAGCCTCCGCTACGTATGAAGCCCCAGAAGGGCTTATTGAAGGTCTGGTGTACCTGAAACGGAACGTTGTCATTCGGCAGCGGATATTGGAACGTGTGGCGGATACATATAACCGTGACAGTGACCAGCCAGCGGTATCGGATGAATTCCTCGTTTATCGTCTGGGAGAGAACAAGGATAACAAACTCCGTGACATCGTATCGACGATTCAGGCGGAGCAGGATCTGATCATTCGTGCGGCGCGAAATACCGCATTAATCATTCAAGGTGTGGCCGGATCAGGGAAAACAACGGTTGCCCTGCATCGTCTTGCCTTTTTGCTATATCAGTACAAGGAGCAGGTATCTGCGGAGAAAATGGTTATTTTTGCACCCAACCACATGTTCCTGGATTACATCTCGGATGTACTCCCGGAACTCGGAGTAGGGGATATTCAGCAGCGGACATTCCCGGATTGGGCGATGAACCTGTTGGGGCTGGAGATGCCTTTAGCGAATACGTCGGATACATTGAACACCTGGTTCGAAACACCTGATGCACGGCCTGAATTGAATGATGATGTACCTGGACGTTACAAAGGATCGATCCGTTTCATGGAGCTTATTCGAGAGTGGTTGTCAGGCATGGAAGAGGATTCCGTGCCGGATATGGACTTCAGTCCATGGGACGGTAAGGTGCTTAGCAAGACGGAGATCGAGAACTGGTTCGGACAGGAATACAAACATTATCCGCTGGCCAAACGCAAAGAACGGGTCATGGCGCGGGTTCACCGCTGGATTGAGATGGAACTTAAGAAACCGATGCCAGAAGCTGTGCGCAAAGAACGCAAGAAAAAAGCGTCTACTCGTGAGAAAGCCTATGCCAAAAAATGGCCTCAATACGAGCCGCTTACGTTATACAAACAGCTGTTCAAAGCTGCAAAGGGTGGCTCTGTGCCATCCTCGCTCAGCGGACTTATTCCAAAACTGGTCATGAAACAAACGGCAGCAGATCTGAAGCAGGATATCGTCCGTGAAGAGGATCTGCCTGCATTGGTATACATTCATACATTGGTCCATGATATTGAGGGTTCGGAGCGGTTTGACCATATTGTGATTGATGAAGCGCAGGACTTTTCCCCTTTTCATGTGGCGTTATTGGATCAGTTCGTCAAAGGGCATTCCTTCACCATACTGGGTGACTTGTCCCAAGGCATTCATGAGTACCGTGGTGTTCATGCGTGGGAAGAGATGAGTTCTCTATTTCCTGAGGAACAGAATGCATACTTTGCATTGACCCGAAGTTATCGTTCAACGATGGAAATTATCGATTATGCAAACACGATTCTGGAACGTGGCGTCAAGAGCGGGATTACGGCGATACCTGTTTTCCGTAGTGGTGATCCAGTTCGGACATTGGCTTATGGAGGCGAAGGGCGGACGGCAAGTCTGGAGCAGGCTTTGAAGGTGTTAACGGTCAAAGACTACCGAACCGTCTCCATCCTGACTCGTACACTGCATGAAGCAGAGGAACTTCACCGTGACCTAAAGGCCGCAGGCTGGGATCTGAACCTGATCGATGGTGGCAAAAAGCAGTACACTGGTGGGCACTCCGTTTTGCCTGTCTATCTGTCCAAAGGGTTGGAGTTTGATGCGGTTATTGTGGCAGACGTAGACCAGAAGCATTATTTGCCGAATGCAGGTGATGCGAAGCTGTTGTACGTTGGTTGTACAAGGGCCTTGCACGAATTGTGGTTGTTCCACGAGGATGATTTGCCAGAATACGCGGCTGCAACACATAATCCCGACGGTGAGTCCGTAACCATTCAGGGTTGGCCAGAGCTTGGGTGA